In one Mucilaginibacter ginsenosidivorax genomic region, the following are encoded:
- a CDS encoding sensor histidine kinase, translating into MLILPGFCPAQELKQQLYTQSVHHQPDTSRIKALYQLGLYYLSHYNQKNHLDSAQFYLNKALLMATAAHRSTEVNRCNLQLGNVYLARNNLPFAERYYTLVAQAHEAKLETAKQAQTWLEFGENVLNKMTDTGKRNPELAAEIAEKYYNRGIRLLETTGDTGALVERGIIIATFFSARGYNRYYRKRSIDIIKKFETSSFAQINALCANLSQIYRDEGNNNMSLFYLLKAMNRMDRLRDTVNKDVLYGELALIYDELGQVDESIQWYKKTLALRENIPNTSPAGLYRTAGFLALNLNKRGRSAEGLSYIIDLEKRYPPKDDDVRGMAAQVKAYCYDGLMQYKLAEKYYLVMMMYYRNSRTGYLREIGTYDIANFYVQQKKYSKAAYYLKDLNEGNFNLSRERNINLMRFKIDSAAGKPWSAIKYFQQYKRLNDSIFNATKSGQIEELQIKYATDQKESDLVSVTKDRQLQYEKANHATNSRNITLIGIGVLLIVVGLLYNSHRINQKKTIEIDRKNKELNQLVSEKDSLLEEKEWLIKEVHHRVKNNLQIVMSLLQRQSSFINNKEALAAIRNSEHRMHSIALIHQKLYQSDSLMLVNMIDYINDMVGYLQECFDLGNRIRFEKLVADINFEVNIAVPMGLILNEAITNSIKYAFNGHRDGYIRVALEQTGENDYLLEIADNGRGLAVDIDLEKMNSMGFNLMRGLSKQLGGKLSVSNAHGLVIKIAFHTR; encoded by the coding sequence ATGCTGATTTTGCCAGGATTTTGCCCCGCCCAGGAGCTAAAGCAGCAATTGTATACGCAATCAGTTCATCACCAGCCTGACACATCGCGTATTAAGGCTTTATATCAATTGGGCCTTTACTATTTATCGCATTATAATCAAAAAAATCATTTAGATAGTGCGCAGTTTTATTTGAACAAAGCACTCCTGATGGCTACAGCGGCACACCGAAGCACCGAGGTAAACAGGTGTAATTTGCAATTGGGCAATGTGTACCTGGCACGCAATAACCTGCCTTTTGCCGAAAGATACTACACGCTTGTGGCGCAGGCACATGAAGCAAAGCTGGAAACTGCTAAGCAGGCGCAAACGTGGTTGGAATTCGGCGAGAATGTGTTAAATAAAATGACAGATACCGGAAAAAGAAATCCTGAGTTGGCAGCCGAAATAGCCGAAAAATACTATAACCGAGGTATAAGATTGCTGGAAACCACCGGGGATACCGGCGCTCTTGTTGAAAGGGGAATTATTATAGCCACGTTTTTTAGTGCCCGCGGTTATAATCGGTATTACAGGAAAAGGTCTATAGATATCATTAAAAAATTTGAAACCTCCAGCTTTGCCCAGATTAATGCGCTGTGTGCAAATTTATCACAGATTTATAGGGATGAGGGCAATAACAACATGTCGCTCTTTTATTTACTGAAAGCGATGAACCGTATGGACCGGTTACGAGATACAGTTAATAAAGATGTGCTATATGGCGAACTGGCACTGATTTATGACGAACTGGGACAAGTAGACGAAAGCATACAATGGTATAAAAAAACATTGGCGCTACGGGAAAATATACCCAACACATCACCGGCGGGCTTATACCGGACGGCTGGTTTTTTGGCGCTTAACCTCAACAAACGGGGGCGCAGTGCCGAAGGGCTCAGCTACATCATAGATCTGGAAAAAAGGTACCCACCAAAAGACGATGACGTGAGAGGTATGGCCGCCCAGGTAAAGGCATATTGTTATGATGGGCTTATGCAGTATAAGTTAGCCGAAAAATACTACCTGGTAATGATGATGTATTACAGGAACTCGCGTACCGGTTACCTGCGAGAGATAGGTACGTATGATATTGCCAATTTTTATGTACAACAAAAAAAATACAGCAAGGCGGCTTATTACCTGAAAGATTTGAACGAGGGGAATTTTAATTTATCCCGCGAAAGGAATATCAATTTAATGCGTTTTAAAATAGATTCTGCTGCTGGGAAACCCTGGTCTGCTATCAAGTATTTTCAGCAGTATAAACGGTTGAACGATTCGATCTTTAATGCCACAAAAAGCGGACAAATAGAAGAATTGCAAATAAAATACGCCACCGATCAGAAAGAGAGCGACCTTGTATCCGTTACAAAAGACCGGCAGTTACAGTATGAAAAGGCGAACCATGCCACCAACTCACGCAATATTACATTGATAGGTATTGGTGTGCTTTTAATTGTTGTAGGCTTACTTTACAATAGCCATCGCATAAACCAAAAAAAAACTATTGAGATAGATCGTAAGAATAAAGAACTGAACCAATTGGTGAGCGAAAAAGATAGTTTATTGGAAGAAAAAGAATGGCTGATAAAAGAGGTTCATCACCGGGTGAAAAACAACCTGCAAATAGTAATGAGCTTGCTTCAGCGGCAATCGTCGTTTATCAATAATAAAGAAGCGCTGGCAGCTATTCGCAATAGCGAACATCGCATGCATTCAATAGCCCTTATACACCAAAAGTTGTATCAGTCAGATAGTTTAATGCTGGTAAACATGATTGATTACATAAACGATATGGTTGGGTACCTGCAGGAATGCTTTGATTTGGGCAACCGCATCAGGTTTGAGAAATTAGTTGCCGATATCAACTTTGAAGTAAATATTGCCGTACCTATGGGCCTTATTCTGAACGAAGCTATTACCAATTCAATTAAATATGCTTTTAACGGTCATCGGGATGGTTATATACGGGTGGCCCTTGAGCAAACCGGGGAAAACGATTATTTATTGGAAATAGCCGACAATGGCCGGGGCCTTGCCGTTGACATTGACCTGGAGAAAATGAATTCGATGGGGTTTAATCTCATGCGGGGTTTAAGCAAACAGCTTGGTGGAAAATTATCGGTGTCAAATGCTCATGGGCTGGTTATAAAAATAGCATTTCATACACGCTAA